The DNA segment tatatatatacatatatagacATGGATATGTGACCCTGATATCATATAGATTCTTCACATAAAGGCATAAAACTGGAGCATATAACTAACATATGAATAAAAGATACACCTAGCTGATGATATTCATGTAAAACACCTATACATAAGCTGTACAGTGATATTTGAATATTTCCTCAACTTGTCATTCTCCCAGATATTGCTTACCAAAAGCAAGATGTTTCCTCTTCCGGCATTAAGGGAGTCCTGCACAGAGGGCAGGTGATGTTCCAATAGTCCAGCCACTTCTCCAAGCAAACCTTGTGAAAAAAATGGCCACAAGGCAGGTGATTTATCTCAGAGTCTGGTTCAAATCGAGTCAAGCAAACCGCACAGTCATGTTCAGGGCGCTTGCAGGAGCACACTGTGTCAAACCTGATTGCTGGGTTCCTGCTCCTGAATTCCTCCATGCAGGTCTCAGATGGGTTCCGCCTAAACTCAAAGGGCTCTGAGGTGGGTTCAGGGGAGTCGGAGGAGGATGGGGTTGCGGAGAGGTGAATTCCAATGACATGGAGGATGGCCCGGACTATGCCCTTGAAGATGGAGATGGAGAGAGCTGTGTTCACCAGAAGCACACACAGTACTCCTTCAGATGGGGCTGGGAGACTCGATAGTCCCATGCTGCTCCaaattggagttttgggatTTAGATTTGCGGAGAAGGAGGGTCTGATCTGAAAGACCATCAACAGGGATGTCAAAACATTATATCAGAGACCAAAAACTGAAGAAAATGAATCAGAAATCCAAAATAAGAGACTTGCAGACTTGCAGATTAAGATTACCCAGGAACTAGCACTGGAAATCAAGGATGAGCCTTGCAATCCAGTGAATGGAGGAACTGATATGATAAGAGCATTAGTCAAAATCAAACGGAACGAGGTTTCCAAATCCACCGTGAtcagaaaaagggaaaaaaagaagaagccaAAACCACAAGCAGCTAGAAACAGAAACAAGGTGAGAATGGAGGAGCAAAGGAACACAAACCCATTTTccaaaaccaaacacaacccCACAAAAAATGTGCCACAAAGTGATGAAAAAACCCCACCATGATAAAAGTCTGAGATCTAGCATTTTATCGCATGATagcaaaacaaaacaacacacaaagaacaaatttttcttttttccttctttatggATTCTCTTTTGCAATGAGACTTACAGGGTTGAGCTTGAGAAGATGATGGGGGCGTTGGAGTGATCAGGAAGGAGAAGAAGCAGCAGCAGCAGAGAAATTCATGGGATCCCAAGATGTGGAATTGACAGCAGAAGTCGATTAATGAGCTGCAATGGTTACTCCTCTGCTCTTCCTCCTTTATATATAGCACACTAATTATGAATCATTACCACCCATATGCCCCCAACCATGGTTAACCCTTCCGCCTTTTCCGGACCCTATGGCCCCAACCATGGTTACTTTATATCATTACTTTTCTCCTTTCCCCTCCCTTTCCCCTTTCAATTTTAGCCTCCAAACTTTTCTCATAGTGCCCGGCCCTGTACTACTTTGTGAAGAAGTTGgagagaagataaaaaaaacaaacactagtGCTATTTGTATTCCCACACTAAATTTGAGATATATCTCCTTACATGAATGCTATGCCAAGTTACTAGTGACATATATGTCCTATTGTGAACTAGGAAGTGTCCCCCTCCCACATATCTTACTCACCAAATAGACAAGTGTCCGGTTTATCTTCTGATCAAGTTGTCCTATGGCTGACAAATGGTCGCGAGCCAACGAGCCAGCTAGCGTATCATTTCTATGTTCAATGCATGTGCACGTGTTTATGTATGCATGCCTACACATGTACATGCGCGAGTTGTCGCGcatgtatttatatatagtttgaGAGGTGGTCTTCAATGTGTTGGCAAGATGGCAGGGCAAGGGGGGCCTTGATGGCACCTCTAGTTGTTGCTTTATATCCAGGTGGCATGTTATTGCAAGTGTCTACAAAAATTTGGCCAGGAATGAATCAAGATGATGACTCGAATGTATCACATTCAAAGTCATGTCTTCATCACTTTGGATAAGTCCTTTTTCCTCCTACTTTCACATCTCTTAGATTCTTCTCCAATTTCATCGAACAAAAATTTGGAAATGGTGATGTTGTTAAAGAGTAATTAGTAGGAACTTCTTGTATGGAATCTGAAACAGCTCACAGAAGGAAGAAGAGAATAAAGCAGCACCATTGCTTTGGTTGGTGTAGAGTGGTTGAGTACACAAGTCTAGAGAATGCCAAAGcgtaaaaggaaaaacaagctAGTTTGTCTCCATATCCAATTCACCCCATGATGCTGAATGAGTAGTTTCTGTCATTGGACCACTGAGAAAGAGAGGAAACAAAGCTtggaaaaggaaaattcaaTGGAAAATCTAAGTGGGTAAGGGGTGAAACACCGATATTTTTAGAAAGATGGGGGGTTTTGAAGGGTTGATCAGGATATGATATAAAAACAATGGGCTGTTTGGTTGAAGTGATGAAAGCAACCTTTACTCCGAATGATAAATGTTTAGAGGCACAATTTGTTTGGCAAAAGTGGTGGGACAGGACGAGACTAGTTACTTAATTGCTTGATGATTTGTCTTTTCTTACCTAACAAAAAAAACCTGAAAGAAGATCAATGTATATAACCATATATGCTTTTATAAATTATCTTTTCTAAGTAATGGGGCCCTCCACTTGTCACATCCCTTTGTCTTTGACACTAGCCATGTATCTCAATTCTCAACACATTTCATATGCTGAGGAATGGGAGAACAAGTTGATTCCGGGATGGTAACTTTTTTGATATCGTTTTCTTAATTTCATTTCATGTGAATTAGAATATGATTGTTGAATTCATAAAGGTAGGAGGAGGCGCTTTAAGCCCTGGTGAGTGTAAAGTCCAAGCAATTCTATCAATGGAATGATTGGTAGATAGGATAGGAGAGGGTGTGTGGTAGGCTGGTACCACCTCATTCCCTTAAGAAATTTCCTTAGAAGAAACCTTAGAAATTTCCCAAAAGCCCCCTTTAGAGTACTTGAAGGGGAAGCAAAATTTTCAACAgagggaaaaaggaaagaaacctTAGAAGAACATGGATATATGATATTGAAAACCATCCCAGTGACTACTAAGTTGTTAGGTACTTGGATGGATTTCTAAAAAACTGAAAACCCTTTTTTAAGTTCAATCAAGCCATCCTCTGTGGATTAAGTGGCACTAGCACTACCCTTGGAGAGCACCAACCATATACGAGTCTTTCAACATGATTCAAACAACTTGACTGATAATGGGGGCTATGATTTGATTTAAGAATATTCATCAATGTGACTTGGGCTTGAGGGTGGCTCTTTTGAGTGGATATTTGAAACCCACATTGCCCATATCCTCCCAATTATGAATTGTCCAAATTTTGGAAGATAATAAACCCATCAATCAAGATTGAAAATGAAGGCATAACTTAACTAATAACCTTAAATTATAAGGTAGGTAAAGACAAGTGATGATTTGGTCCCTTGGAAACCACCCTCCACATATTCCATTCCCATTCATTCATGTAGATTGAAAGAAACATATTGGAACTTCTCTTCTTCTCTATCCTCTAAAACAGAAGAGAGTTGAAAACATGTTATTTctttacaataattttaaagtgtttttccatttttgtctTTGAAATGATATTATACATCACTGCATATTACCTTAATAAAGACTAacttaagaaaatgatttttcatatttaagtttttCAGTAGAATTTTGTTGTAAGAAGTAATTCTTTAAGTTTTTAAGTAGAATTTTGTTGtaagaaataattaagaattaCTTACCAATAGTAAGAATTTTTTCCTTTctggaattttctttttcctttcttgggTGATTTGGTCTTCTGGAAAATTTGGGAATCATTGTTCGGGCCCGCCTTTGAACCATTGCACctccaagcccaagcccaagcccaaaaTTAGCTAGGGcgctctttctctctctttgccTTTCACctcattgaagaagaagaagaacacctCATTGAAGAGCCTCACGCCTTCTGTTCTCTTCAATTTCTCTACGCCTAGGGTTTCGAAGAGAATagcccaagcccaagcccaaaaTTAGCTAGGGcgctctttctctctctttgccTTTCGCctcattgaagaagaagaagagcctcacgctctttctctctctttgccTTTCGCctcattgaagaagaagaagaagaagaagagcctCACGCTTCTGTTCTCTTCAATTTCTCTACGCCTAGGGTTTCCAAGAGGTATTCTTCCAACCGCTTCCAAACCTTTGTTTATACTCCAACAAGTTCAAAATaaactgatttttattttttattttttatttattttcctgcTGAAAAATCGAAGCTTGTTTGCCATTTTTGTGAGAATTGATTTTCTCTTTTCTGGGAACGTCGGAATGGTATTTTGAGTTATGCCGTGTTCTTGTATTAGTTGCTTTGcgttcttgattttttttttttttgatttatgaaaCATATTATCAGGGTAGTTTATGTATACTAGTGTTTGCTGTGTAATTGCATGCTATCAGTATATTAGGTTATCTGTCATTGAGCAAACCTACGCATGAACTGCATCGATGGAGGTTGTCTTCCTCTGGGGGCTGATTCCTTTTGATTTCTTGTAGAGGATAGAATTGTGTACCAGGCCATGGCAGAAGAATCCCAAAAGTTAGAAACtgtaaatttatcaaaaaagagGCGATTAGGGCGTAAGAAAGgaaataagacaaaaaagaaactaaaagggTTTGATGGCAGTGGAGAGAGGATTAAAATAGACAGGAGAATGAAAAAGCTGTTTCGCAAAAGAGCAAGAGATTATAATTCAGACGACGATGAAGATGAGGGGGATGATGGTGGGTATGCTGTTGCAACCAAAGGTGAAAACGCAGTGCCTATTATAAAAGAGGTGGCATTGGATGGTAAGGATTcttcagaagaagaagaggaccACCAGGATattgatgaagaaaatgaaatttctgAGGATGAAGAAGGTGAAATTCAACCAGGAATTACAAAGCTCACAGAAGGTTGTAGAGCATTCAGGCTAGCattcaaaaaaatcataaagaagaaCGTGTCTGATATTTCCCTGGTGAGTTGCTTGGCtgtaatttgttttttcttcttttttctgtaggcaaataaggataaaatgttatataaaatcaatatcATTGCAGGGTCCAGTATTATCAGGACACAAGAAGCTAGTTGCAGAAAAACTTGCTGAAGAGGAAGCTGACCAGAAGGTCAAGGGAGAtgtcaaaaaggaaaaacacctggtatttatctttttatttcattataactCTTTAACATCTTGGGTTCAAAAatatttgacaattttattagttatttGTGATAATATCTATAATATAATTTACACTTCTTTTGcaattacatttatattatttcattgtGTGCTTCTTAATCTAATAGCTGGGAGAGAAGGGCCATGTGAAGCCTGCCAATTTCTTGGATTCACATGAAAAGTTTCTGATAGGCGTTGCTACAAAAggaggtattttttttttttgtttgtttgtttttttagctgAAAATATCTGAAATTGGTTCATGTTTTTGCCTGAACTAACTTGGTTCATGTTTTCCATGTGTTCTCTGGAGTTTCAGTGGTCAAGTTATTTAATGCTGTAAGTTTCTCTTCAAATGTTTTACCTTGTTGTGTCCCTTTGAAAGTCCGTAGTTTCTAACTATGTTTATAATGAAATTGTTTGCTGTTGCTGCTACATTCAAGCATATTGGATCTAAACATTGGTTGTTTGGTTTCTTAAACAGGTCAACAAGGCACAGAATGCTCAGAAAGGCTTGAATGCTTCAAGATTTAAGGATGAAAAAGGTAATTTGAAGGACCCTGATTACAATTTGAAATcccctttattttttgttattccattttttttccttgttgagCTTGAGATATGAACTATGAATGGAAattgtattgtttttttatttgttaagcAGTTCTGATTAGGACTGAAATGGAATCATCTTTGCTGTCTTGACATGGGCATTGTTTTTATGTTCTGCATTATATTGATCAAGGCCACTGTCATGCAATATTTTGGTGGTCATACTGTTTAGAAAACTGCCTTCTAGTATACTGAGCCATTTTTGCATGCCCATACTCTAGTAAAATCGATATGGGTATCCTGGGCTAGAAGGTTTATTATAACATAATCTGAAGTTTTATCTTCATTGGCATTCTGGTTTGGAAGTTTTGCTTGAACTCAAACATAACAGCATTTTAATTTAACCTGTACCATGTTATTATTGGTCTAGTCTGCCCttatttcttctctcttttcagCCCTATGTGATTCTGATTTTGGTGAATATTATCTCAATGTTGCCAGCAATAATTAAGCGGAGGAAAGAAGCCTTCTTTTCCGAGTTGGGGAAGACAGCATGGTCATCAGCTGGCACTCCTGCCAAGGTTGGTGTTTTGGTATTACTTTTTTAATGAATATTCCTGGTCTCCCACTGTGAGATCTTATCAGAATCTATTATTCCTAGTTTCTTGATGAGGTTATACATCAAAACCATGCAATTGGACACTTGGTGAGGTTGGCACCACTAGTTCCAAGCTATTGAGGTAATGACAAATTACCATGACATGCAGGCTCATAGATCGAGTGGTCCAGTGGATGGTGAGGGGCCTGCCTGGGCTCCATTGCGTGACAGTTATATGCTAACAAGTTCCAAGTTGAAGAACTGGGATAAGATGCCAGTAAGGAGTTTCTTCATTATCTTGTTAAATGCTTCACAAATCATAAGAATTTTACATTAAGTGTCTAAAAAATGCTTCACAAATCACAAGACTCACGATTAGCAGATCCTTGCGCTATTGTTTTCTCTTCTTACTTCCCCCATTAATGAAATTTCTTTGCAATGTGCATTTAGGATTCTATCACAGAAGATGAGATTGAAAGGATGCCACTAGATAGCTCTGATGATGATTGATTACATGGAACGGCAGGACCAACAGGCTCTCGGGTGGATTTTCTCAGCCTGGGGAAATTGAAGCAGTGTGTCTTTGTATTGATGCCCCTTTCAAAGCTCTGTAATGGCCTACGGAACAACTCAAATGGTTCAGGCTAGATAGGGTTTAGTTTCTTATTCTTTTGCTgtaacttaaatataatatcATGTTTGGTTGATCGAGAGTTGAAAAGGATGGTATACCTAGTAATTTACTCGGGCAATTTTGAATTTCTGCCCACTTATCTCTAGATCACAGTGAAGATGTTCGCTATGTCCATTAATCCGAGGATGATGGTTACAACCCATTGTTCATGGCATTCACCTCTCTTTAACTAAGACCATTTGTTTCTTAACTTAAAAATGCTTGAAAAATGTGAGTGCAACATGCTTCATCCGCATGATAGGTAGGTTTAAGTGAGAATTTTCAGAACAGAATAATTGGGGGCCATCTTTTGGTCTGCACAAAACCTCCGGAAATGCCTTGTGTATGGTAAAGTGTTTGTGtacaaaggagaaaaaaatgcaAGGCAGATGGTACTTAACACTCTGATAACAAAATGGTTTTGCAAATAGCTAACTTAATATCTCTACTGTCTTTTCAGACAAATCCACAGAACCTCAAGAAGAGCTAAAATATCCCATCTTATATTAAGTTACTCAAGCGATAATGTCTCAATTTTCAACAGCATATATAATTACCATCTGCTGTACAACCCCCTGCGAACTGTATAACTCACCTGCATATACACTGCTCCTACGCTATACAAATACAAAAAGTACGACTGCAAGCTTTGTCTGGCCTATTAGCAACTCACAGGAAGCTAGTTCATGGAAGTAACAAAAACAGGAAGAAATAGAAGACTGGAGAAACAGTAAGCACTCTCCTTTCCCTGAAAAAGTTCAGCATGTCATAGGACATGGGAAGGTAAGTGAAAAGCCATTGCCTCATCTTTTATCAGATGTCACGATCTCAAGATCCATTGGTTCTTTCGGGGTCAGGAGAATTAGATTCCTGGCTCTGAATTTGTTGATCCACCCATTTCTACTGATAACAAGTTGACAACCCAAGGCCCCAATCATATTTCATTGTGCAGGAAAATCATGCATCGATTTTATCCATGTCACAAGCAATCTTAACCAATTCTTCCCAGGTTTGAGATTTGGGGTGTTTCTCTCCTTTTTAAGTATGATTGAAGATTGTAATCTCAGAAGCTCCGGGTTTCGCTTATTGGGTCATAGTCATAAGCTTCACCAGCCTTGACAAAGCGCCCCTTCACACGCTGTCTAACATCAGCCCTTGCCTTCCGTGAAGCATACCTCACTCTTTTATCAAATCtgttaaaaatgtttaaaatgatgattaaataaatgaatagtgTTGCAAAACAAGGAACCCAAAGGGCTATAAATCAAAACAAgagttcaaaaaattaataccaTAGCAGCCAGGATAGCAAGcatatatatgttattattatAGGAATAAACAACAGGAACGCAATACAGACATACATTTCTACACTGTATGTGGGACTTCTGATAATTCATGTGTTCTGCAACCCTGCAATGCTACCTTGAttttcttgattgcacatttgaattcaactttaaaataataacagTTTAATTTCGATTGGTACAATGTCCATTCATAAAATGGCGAACATCAGATATCATATTTAATTcgtttattctctatttttcccCATTTTGGGCAAGTGAGAAACACCTACAACACCAACttgtcaacttcaaaattacaCTGAAGCAGAAATGCACCTACGTcatagaaaggaaaataaaaacctGCAACACATGGACATTTTATAAATGCATGGTGGGTGGTGCTCCTGTGAGGTTAGGGGAGGGGCATGGAGGAAGGTTGTGAAAAGCAATTAGGAAACTTGGCTACCTTGTTAGCTCTAGAATATCTTTTGTGGTGGGTAAAGGCCAAAGGGTGAGCttttggaaggacaagtggtgtggaacCTTACCGTTGTGCGATTCTTTCCCCTCCTTATTTGCGTTAACTACAGCCAAAGAGGCTTAGGTGAGTGATTTATGGACTGCTTCAGCAAGTGGGGAAAGGGGGCGAGTTGGAACCCTCATTCACTAGGcgtttcaatgattgggagttggatgagGTGGAGAACCTGCTGGGGCGATTGTGTGGGGAAAGAGTGATGTtggatgaggaggatagggTGAGGTGGTTGGTGTCCAAAGATGGTAACTTTTCGGTAAAGTCCCTTTACAAAGTCTTAGAGTCGGATTCATCAGTGTGCTTCCCAATGAAGAAAATCTGGAACTCTTGGGTGTAGCCAAAAATTAGTTTGTTTGCCTGGGAAGCTTCATGGGGAAAAGCTCTAACTTTAGACCAAATTTAGAAGAAGTGATGGGctttagcaaatagatgttttttgtgCCAAGTTTATGAGGAGTATATTGACCATCTTCTCCTCCATTGTGAAAAGATGAGGGAGGTGTGGAAACTATTTTTTACCCTGTTTGGTGTGTGTTAGGAGTTTCCTTCCTTGGTAAGGAAGACCCTTTTGGGCTGGGATAGAGCTTGGGTGGGCAAAAAGCGCAGAATTGTGGAAAACGAGCCCTCTGTGCTTGTTTTGGTCAGTTTGAAATGCAAGAAATAGAATTGCCTTTGAAGATAGGGTGTTGTCGTTGCAAAGGCTGAaagcttcttttgttttttcgcTTTGGTGGAGACCAAACTGTCTATAAAAGCTGATCCTTCAACGTTAATGGACATTTTATAAATGTAGTATGTTCACAGTAATAGGAGGGCCTAATGctttatttctatattttacaCAGTACTTACTTGcgattcttcttcttttcccgGTAACGCATAACAGCACTACTCCTGCTAGTTGATGGCAAGGAGCTTTCAGGTCCTGGGGGACACCATGGAGGTTCCCCCATGAGAAATGTTGGAGAAGCCCCACAATCTTGATAGTCTCCTGCACTACTCTCGCCAGTGAGGCCAGAAAATGACAGGCTGGAATGGGCTTGCTTTCCCGTGAAACAAAGGATTGGTTCAGTTTTAGAGCTCATTATGGAATCAGCAGATGCTGCATTGCTGTAAGTTGGCTGCACTGCATTTGCTAGTCCGACCGACCCCTGGGAAAGGACACACAAATCTGACAATAAGTAAATTTTTCATTGAGTATGAACTCATGAATATGTATTAAACAATAGTGAAGAAGTTTGTTTACAACACTCTCATTAAAGACACAACAAAACTTACTAGGACACTCAAGCACATCTAATTGGTTGacatatattttcaaatctgaatAACATGGGAGAAGCACATAAGAGACATATATAATGACAATATGAGGGTGGTTTTACATAGCACATGTTACAAATCATTGAGTATAGGAAGACTGAGTGTCATAGCCACATCATTAATGCAGTTAAAGAGAGCTCCTAGTCGACTAAGTGCATCGAAACCCCAAGTGGCAATCACATCCATAAAAAATGTCTATTTTAACTAACATTtgagaataaaatgaaattattaatttgctTGAACATTGAGTGACTGAAAAATTAAGATCATCAACAAGCCGTGTTAGTTCTTACAATATGTCTTGATCCTAGACATggaaccatttttttcttttccctgcCAAgacattatatttaataatgagCAACAATAATATATTCATTGCTTTCACAATAACATCCTTGAACCATTGAACATAAAGAGAACTGCATACATTTGGTTTAAACAAATTATGGcaccatttcttttttcttttttaatttttcttttttgtttttaatttgacAAGATAGATAGCACAGTTGATTTTTTCCCGCAATTAGAAGATAAAAATTCACAACTATGGACTGAGACTATCAAGAAAGCTAAATGAAGTACTGACAACAGTACCAAGAATCAATAAGGAGGTAATTGTCGATaaggataaggagaaaaaacatgagaaaatatgaAATGTAAAGACAGAACCTCAGCTATAACTGCACCCTGACAGTGGGAATCAGCACCGGATGTGTCCATTTTCCCAAACAAGCTATCAATTCCACCATTCTCAAAAAGCTGTTCAGAGTGGCTAAGAGCTACACCAAAGAGTTCTTCATAGTTCTCAAGATTCAAATCAACTTCATCCATATTGAAGTCCTCATACAGACTATCATCTTCACAGAACCCAAGATCATCTGTTCCAGGACAGAGTAACTgcaaaataatttggaactatcaaaatatgggaaaaacaaccaatgtttaataaaaacataaagcaCTATAAAACCAAAGCTAGTAgctggattttttatttatttatttatttatttccaatttggtAAACCAGATAAAGAATCAGAAAATGAACTTTACtaacattttattgatcttgGGTACTACAAGACTCTGATATATTCAATATTATTCTCAAGTATTCTCATTTTATATCTCCAAGAGAAACCTGTTTGGGCCCCTTATTTGTAAGGGTCCCTCGCTCCTTATGAAGAGTTTTTCTCAACTGAGAGAATGAGGTAATTAAGGGTCTCAGAGAATTTGTTCTTGAAAGTAATCAAATATTGGAAATAAACAAGGGACACCAACAAATGAAGTACACAGAAAGAACACCAAATAGGTCCAGAAACCTACTAGCTCACATCTCAAGTCACTAGAAAGCAAGCTAGTTCCCAATGACATTCTAGTTGTAAGAACTCAGAATAAGATTGTCATAACCCAGCATGCTCTGCTGTCCAATGTGAAGGAAATGACATTTATATGAACCATCAAACAAGAACATGAGGTTGCATTCAATAGTTTCTGGTAGAATCTAACTCATAAAGCATTAGCATAACCCAACTAGCTTTGCTGTCCAATCTAAAGGAGTTAGCAAGTCGATGAAAATACATGTATACAAACCAACaaacaagaatacaaaaaccACGATCACTATAAATGTTTATTGTAATCTATGCTAACCAAAGAAATCTGCAAGCATGCAAAGCAAGGGCTAATACAGAATCTGTTTGAGAAAAACATTTTGCACAGAGAAAATTGTAAGATTGacaaaaattgtgaaaataatGACAGTAAATTTTCTAATACATAAGGGTGGCTCTGGCGGCAAGAAACTTCTACATGAATCCTTCACCAGGGAAAACAATACAATGCAAAGTTTGCTTGCCAGCTAGAAGTTGATAGGTTTAGTTATAAGCATAAAAAACTGTGGACATAAAATGTTCATGAGTCAGAAAATAATACCACGTGAAGCTTGTTACTTGAAGTTGATAAATTTAGTCAGAAGTACCTAAAACTTTAGATATAAAATGCTCATGAATCAGAATTTCTTGATTATCCAATCACCAGCATTCCAGCAGTTATACAGGGGATGAAAAAGCAAAGCCATTACCCATTTCTCTGAAAGTGGGCAATGCTTATCACTATGCTGTTGCTAGAccctccaagaaagagagaagtAGTGCACTGGGATTTCCTATGGGAAATTTTATTTAAGCATTCAATATAatgtttagtaaaaaaattgcACTCACCTTAGGCAAAGTTAAATCAGCAGATCCAGATGGCTGGTCTAACTTTTGGGATGGAGAGTTGAGTTCAGGAACTGAAGAGGAACCAATCAATATGCTCGACTTATCCACATTATTAGCATCATTCACTTCAACTGTGAGAGATGCGTCTTGCCTACTGCTATTTCCTGGAGGGCCCCAAGAGTTCATCTCACTGGTCTCGTTGAGGCACATTAAACTCAAACCCTGCTCACAAGTGGAATTGCCTGTAGAAGGCAAATCTAAAACAAATGGCCACATTGTAGAAAGCCCTTCGGATGAAGGGCAGCCTGAGTAACAATTGATAGTTTCCTTCTTATGTGATGAAGTGGTAGTAGATCCACCATGGCCAGTCCAATCACAATTTTGACAAAGAGAGATCTTCTCTTCGATACATCTAACAAATGCAGGTTGAGAATTACATCTTTCACATAAAAGGGTCCTGGAATGGCGCCTGGAAAGCGCATTAGCAGAATGGACATGCCGATCACATGACAGACACAAGCTAGCAGCATCAGACCTACAATACACTATGGATCTCTGTTCTCCACAGAAATCACAAATGTAACCCATGTTTGAACACCAAACTATACAACTCTT comes from the Vitis vinifera cultivar Pinot Noir 40024 chromosome 12, ASM3070453v1 genome and includes:
- the LOC100244155 gene encoding probable E3 ubiquitin-protein ligase XERICO, producing MGLSSLPAPSEGVLCVLLVNTALSISIFKGIVRAILHVIGIHLSATPSSSDSPEPTSEPFEFRRNPSETCMEEFRSRNPAIRFDTVCSCKRPEHDCAVCLTRFEPDSEINHLPCGHFFHKVCLEKWLDYWNITCPLCRTPLMPEEETSCFW
- the LOC100249313 gene encoding uncharacterized protein LOC100249313, with amino-acid sequence MAEESQKLETVNLSKKRRLGRKKGNKTKKKLKGFDGSGERIKIDRRMKKLFRKRARDYNSDDDEDEGDDGGYAVATKGENAVPIIKEVALDGKDSSEEEEDHQDIDEENEISEDEEGEIQPGITKLTEGCRAFRLAFKKIIKKNVSDISLGPVLSGHKKLVAEKLAEEEADQKVKGDVKKEKHLLGEKGHVKPANFLDSHEKFLIGVATKGVVKLFNAVNKAQNAQKGLNASRFKDEKAIIKRRKEAFFSELGKTAWSSAGTPAKAHRSSGPVDGEGPAWAPLRDSYMLTSSKLKNWDKMPDSITEDEIERMPLDSSDDD
- the LOC100254423 gene encoding zinc finger protein CONSTANS-LIKE 9, with protein sequence MGYICDFCGEQRSIVYCRSDAASLCLSCDRHVHSANALSRRHSRTLLCERCNSQPAFVRCIEEKISLCQNCDWTGHGGSTTTSSHKKETINCYSGCPSSEGLSTMWPFVLDLPSTGNSTCEQGLSLMCLNETSEMNSWGPPGNSSRQDASLTVEVNDANNVDKSSILIGSSSVPELNSPSQKLDQPSGSADLTLPKLLCPGTDDLGFCEDDSLYEDFNMDEVDLNLENYEELFGVALSHSEQLFENGGIDSLFGKMDTSGADSHCQGAVIAEGSVGLANAVQPTYSNAASADSIMSSKTEPILCFTGKQAHSSLSFSGLTGESSAGDYQDCGASPTFLMGEPPWCPPGPESSLPSTSRSSAVMRYREKKKNRKFDKRVRYASRKARADVRQRVKGRFVKAGEAYDYDPISETRSF